A stretch of the Atribacterota bacterium genome encodes the following:
- the dnaJ gene encoding molecular chaperone DnaJ, with amino-acid sequence MASKDYYQILGINKDANQEEIKKAYRKLALKYHPDANPDKKEEAEKKFKEIGEAYAVLSDPEKRARYDQFGSADTSNFGAGFDFRNFYGEGMDDFSSFSDIFESFFGGGTRRTYRRDRAKKGADLRYNLEITLKEAAFGAEKKIEIPVWQTCSNCKGSGAEPGTTKKTCPDCKGSGEIRITQNTFFGQTINIQTCPRCKGEGKIIETPCRVCRGSGKVKKRKTINIKILAGVESGHRLRLAGLGEPGENGGPSGDLFIVLYVKEHPIFKRSGADIYCDHKISLPKAILGGETTVPTLEGNVKMRIPAGTQSDTVFRLRDKGAYVLGSKNRGDEQVRVIVEIPKNLNAKTKRLIYELAQVMGENIDQIGEKNFFEKVRDSFTKK; translated from the coding sequence TTGGCTAGCAAGGATTATTACCAAATATTGGGAATTAACAAAGATGCTAATCAGGAAGAAATAAAGAAAGCATATCGTAAATTAGCTTTAAAATATCATCCAGATGCAAATCCTGATAAGAAGGAAGAGGCAGAAAAAAAATTTAAAGAGATAGGTGAAGCTTACGCTGTTTTAAGTGATCCGGAAAAGAGAGCTAGATATGACCAGTTTGGCTCTGCTGATACTTCCAATTTTGGTGCCGGATTTGACTTTAGAAACTTTTACGGTGAAGGAATGGATGATTTTAGTAGCTTTAGTGACATCTTTGAAAGTTTCTTTGGTGGTGGTACTCGTAGAACTTATCGCCGTGATAGAGCTAAAAAAGGAGCTGATTTAAGGTATAACCTAGAAATAACTTTAAAAGAAGCTGCTTTTGGAGCAGAAAAAAAGATTGAAATACCGGTTTGGCAAACATGCAGTAACTGTAAGGGAAGCGGAGCAGAACCAGGAACGACAAAAAAAACCTGTCCTGATTGTAAGGGAAGTGGAGAGATTAGGATTACTCAAAACACTTTTTTTGGTCAAACCATTAATATTCAAACTTGCCCCAGATGTAAGGGGGAGGGTAAGATTATAGAAACACCCTGTAGAGTCTGTCGTGGTTCTGGAAAGGTAAAGAAAAGAAAAACAATAAACATCAAAATTCTGGCTGGTGTGGAAAGTGGGCATCGTCTCAGACTGGCCGGTTTAGGAGAACCTGGTGAAAACGGTGGCCCTTCGGGAGACTTATTTATAGTTCTGTATGTTAAAGAGCATCCCATATTTAAACGAAGTGGGGCAGATATTTATTGTGACCATAAAATTAGCTTACCCAAAGCAATTTTAGGCGGAGAAACTACAGTTCCCACTTTAGAGGGCAATGTTAAAATGCGTATACCAGCAGGGACTCAGAGTGATACTGTTTTTCGATTACGGGATAAAGGTGCTTATGTTCTTGGTTCTAAAAATAGAGGAGATGAGCAAGTCAGGGTGATCGTAGAAATTCCTAAAAACTTAAATGCTAAGACAAAAAGATTGATTTATGAATTAGCCCAGGTAATGGGAGAAAATATTGACCAAATTGGTGAAAAAAATTTTTTTGAAAAGGTAAGAGATTCTTTTACCAAAAAATAA
- the mtaB gene encoding tRNA (N(6)-L-threonylcarbamoyladenosine(37)-C(2))-methylthiotransferase MtaB gives MTYKVAFKTIGCKVNQYETGTLRQSFIKNGYQVVEFRDNADIYIINTCSVTGEAERKSKQIIRRAIRLNPLATIIVTGCAVQSNLPEIKKCKNISLIVGNSYKEEIFNIINQIQLAEEQQLIYISSPEKIISFTESKYDSASNRIRGLVKIQDGCNQFCSYCIVPYLRGRARSRSINLILSEIRNLSRKGYKEVILLGINLGSFGSDLNNTKINLIKLISKIESIPNIERIRLSSIELPYINKDLIDAFYYNPKLCHHLHIPLQSGDNRILSLMHRKYTTEQFSNIIDSIKEQIPDVAITTDVIVGFPGEDEEAFQNTINLVKKIGFSKVHVFPYSARRLNLSSFLPDKIDEKVIKNRSRQLINFSKQIAGDYIRKSLGKEKNVLIEFRGQVKNESFVYGLTDNYIKVYIYDENTEKGRLIKVKIIQVNDSYAVGKPL, from the coding sequence GTGACCTATAAAGTTGCCTTTAAAACTATAGGCTGTAAAGTAAATCAATACGAAACAGGTACTCTAAGACAGTCATTTATCAAAAATGGCTATCAGGTTGTTGAATTCCGAGATAATGCCGATATATATATTATTAACACCTGCTCTGTTACTGGGGAGGCCGAAAGAAAATCAAAGCAAATAATTAGAAGGGCAATCCGATTAAATCCCCTAGCTACCATTATTGTAACTGGATGTGCAGTACAATCTAATTTACCTGAAATCAAGAAATGCAAAAATATCTCCTTAATTGTCGGAAACAGCTATAAAGAAGAAATTTTTAATATTATCAATCAGATACAATTAGCTGAAGAACAACAATTAATTTATATTAGTTCCCCAGAAAAAATTATCAGTTTTACAGAAAGTAAATATGATAGTGCCTCAAACCGTATTCGTGGATTGGTTAAAATACAGGATGGGTGCAACCAATTTTGCAGTTATTGCATTGTTCCCTATCTTCGTGGTCGAGCTAGAAGCAGGTCTATTAATCTAATATTATCTGAAATCAGGAATTTAAGCAGAAAGGGGTATAAAGAAGTTATTTTGCTGGGCATCAACCTGGGTAGTTTTGGCTCTGATTTAAATAATACCAAAATAAATCTGATAAAATTAATTAGTAAAATAGAAAGTATTCCCAATATTGAGAGAATACGTTTGAGTTCTATAGAATTACCTTATATTAACAAGGATCTTATTGATGCCTTTTATTACAACCCAAAGCTCTGTCATCATCTTCATATTCCTTTGCAAAGTGGTGATAACAGAATACTCTCTCTTATGCATAGGAAATATACCACTGAACAATTTAGCAACATTATTGACTCAATTAAGGAGCAAATCCCTGATGTAGCTATTACTACAGACGTTATTGTTGGATTTCCAGGTGAAGATGAAGAAGCATTTCAGAATACTATAAATTTAGTAAAAAAGATCGGCTTTAGTAAGGTACATGTTTTCCCTTATTCGGCGAGAAGACTTAACCTATCCTCATTTTTACCTGATAAAATTGATGAAAAGGTAATAAAAAATAGAAGTAGACAGCTAATTAATTTTTCAAAACAAATTGCCGGAGATTATATACGAAAAAGTCTTGGAAAAGAAAAGAATGTGTTAATTGAATTTCGAGGACAAGTTAAAAACGAAAGTTTTGTTTATGGTTTGACTGATAATTATATTAAAGTTTATATCTATGATGAAAATACTGAAAAGGGTCGCCTAATTAAAGTTAAAATAATTCAAGTTAATGATAGTTATGCAGTGGGGAAACCATTATAA
- the nusA gene encoding transcription termination factor NusA produces MNIDLIKILDEIEKEKGIPKEVILDAIEISLVSAYKKNFVQGKDTVEINIDKESGKVQVLSKKIVVEEVKKPNLEIDMGQAQQYKKGNIKLGDEINVEITPEEFGRIATQTAKQVIVQKIREAERKAIYERYIDKVRDIVTGIVQRQEHYNYIIDLGKTEAILPPNEQVKSEAYNKGKRMKFYVVEVKKTSKGPRIILSRTHPDLLKRLFELEVPEIHEGLVEIKQIAREAGKRSKIAVTSRDNMVDSIGSCIGDRGSRIKSIMTELQEEKIDIIKWHEDDKIFIANSLNPAKVLLVKLFEKEKRALVVVNDQQLSLSIGKEGQNARLAAKLTGWKIDIKSESQYKQENNIEQSVDLSKMA; encoded by the coding sequence ATGAACATTGATCTGATTAAAATACTTGATGAAATTGAAAAAGAAAAAGGTATCCCCAAAGAAGTTATATTGGATGCTATTGAGATATCTCTTGTTTCTGCTTATAAGAAAAATTTTGTTCAGGGAAAGGATACTGTAGAGATAAACATTGATAAAGAAAGTGGAAAGGTACAAGTGTTATCTAAAAAAATAGTAGTTGAGGAGGTCAAAAAGCCAAATTTAGAAATTGATATGGGGCAAGCTCAACAGTATAAAAAAGGAAATATTAAATTAGGAGATGAAATTAACGTTGAAATAACTCCGGAAGAATTTGGTCGGATTGCTACTCAAACTGCTAAACAAGTTATTGTTCAAAAGATAAGAGAAGCAGAGAGAAAGGCAATATATGAAAGATATATTGATAAAGTTAGGGATATTGTGACAGGAATTGTTCAACGTCAGGAACATTACAATTATATAATAGATTTAGGTAAAACAGAAGCTATCTTACCACCTAATGAGCAAGTAAAAAGCGAGGCTTATAACAAAGGTAAGAGAATGAAGTTTTATGTAGTTGAAGTTAAAAAAACTTCAAAAGGACCTAGAATTATACTTTCTCGAACTCATCCTGATCTTCTAAAGCGCTTATTTGAGCTAGAAGTCCCTGAAATTCATGAAGGATTAGTAGAAATTAAGCAGATTGCCAGGGAAGCAGGAAAAAGGTCTAAAATTGCCGTTACCAGTAGAGATAATATGGTTGATTCAATCGGTTCCTGTATTGGAGACCGAGGTTCAAGAATTAAATCAATAATGACCGAACTTCAAGAAGAAAAAATAGACATTATTAAATGGCATGAAGATGATAAGATATTTATTGCTAATTCTCTTAATCCAGCAAAAGTATTGTTGGTTAAATTGTTTGAAAAAGAAAAAAGGGCTTTAGTTGTAGTTAATGATCAACAACTATCTTTGTCTATTGGTAAAGAGGGACAGAATGCTCGCTTAGCTGCTAAGTTAACAGGCTGGAAGATTGATATAAAAAGTGAATCGCAATACAAGCAGGAAAATAATATCGAACAGAGTGTAGATTTAAGCAAAATGGCATAA
- a CDS encoding YlxR family protein — protein sequence MKKKQFPKIPYRTCIGCQEKKPKRDLLRIIRTPDGVVEIDETGKKSGRGAYLCYNKTCFQEAIKKKRLGKALKIELSIVIVQELEKRFNLIEKNQSDNTSIPN from the coding sequence ATGAAGAAAAAACAATTCCCAAAGATACCATATAGGACATGTATAGGATGTCAAGAAAAAAAACCGAAAAGAGATTTATTAAGAATTATTAGAACACCTGATGGTGTTGTTGAAATTGATGAAACAGGTAAGAAATCAGGCCGTGGAGCATATTTATGTTATAATAAAACATGCTTCCAAGAAGCTATCAAAAAAAAGAGATTAGGAAAAGCATTAAAAATTGAACTTTCGATAGTAATAGTTCAAGAATTAGAAAAAAGGTTTAATTTAATAGAAAAGAATCAGAGTGATAATACAAGTATTCCAAACTAG
- the infB gene encoding translation initiation factor IF-2, with amino-acid sequence MKKRVYEVAEDLKIPTKELIDFLAKEGINVKNHMSTLDDEIIEIIKEAITEERKKEKKVGNEESSVLVLNKLPSLKELSIQLNLSLSKAMQQASKFGKIQSIDRELPWEIVEKICQQHNIKINISSKLKKLLKTKYTKDIKPLSTAKSPVITIVGHVDHGKTTLLDVIRKSNITKKEVGGITQHIGAYVVNLNNNRFVFIDTPGHEAFTTMRARGVKATDIVVLVVAADDGVMPQTVEAINHARAANVPIIIAINKIDKANANIDKVKKDLSKYQLVPEDWGGDTLIAEISALQKKGIDELLELISLQAEILELKANPQLPATGVVIETKLDKRKGVLATILIQDGHLKIGDNFVVGTAYGKVRNMIDDMGKHLTQAGPSTPVEIAGFNKMPMAGDIFQVVSNDHFAKIIISERELEEKRKQKKEEEKVSLERLFEEMKKGKIKELNIILKADTQGSLDAIKETLSTLSNEEVEVRIIHGGIGTITETDIMLGSASNALVIGFNVAVDHNTQKLAKNEKIEIRTYNIIYDLIDEVKAALKGYLKPQLEEVTNGIAEVREIFKIPKIGVVAGCYVIEGKISTKDIIRVFRKGQKLYDGKDFSLKRFKEDVKEVNSGYECGVHIEKFDDLQVQDNIVFYNFQEVTK; translated from the coding sequence ATGAAAAAAAGAGTATATGAAGTAGCTGAGGATTTAAAAATCCCTACAAAGGAATTAATTGACTTTTTAGCAAAGGAAGGAATTAATGTTAAAAATCACATGAGTACCCTTGATGATGAGATAATTGAAATTATTAAGGAAGCTATCACTGAGGAAAGAAAAAAAGAGAAAAAAGTAGGAAATGAAGAAAGTAGTGTACTCGTATTGAATAAATTACCAAGCTTAAAAGAGTTATCAATACAACTCAATTTATCTTTATCAAAAGCAATGCAACAAGCTTCTAAATTTGGTAAAATACAATCTATTGACAGAGAATTACCATGGGAAATTGTTGAAAAAATATGTCAACAGCACAATATAAAGATAAATATATCCAGTAAACTAAAAAAGTTACTCAAAACTAAGTACACTAAAGATATTAAACCTCTATCGACAGCTAAATCACCAGTTATTACTATTGTTGGTCATGTTGATCATGGCAAAACAACCCTACTTGATGTAATTAGAAAATCAAACATCACCAAAAAGGAAGTAGGTGGTATTACCCAACATATTGGGGCTTATGTGGTTAATCTAAATAATAATCGATTTGTTTTTATTGATACCCCAGGGCATGAAGCCTTTACCACTATGCGAGCCCGCGGTGTGAAGGCAACAGATATTGTAGTATTGGTCGTAGCTGCAGATGATGGTGTTATGCCACAAACTGTTGAAGCAATTAATCATGCCCGAGCAGCTAACGTTCCTATCATCATAGCCATAAACAAGATTGATAAAGCAAATGCTAATATAGATAAGGTAAAAAAAGATCTCTCTAAATATCAGTTAGTTCCAGAAGATTGGGGAGGAGACACTCTTATAGCTGAAATATCTGCTTTGCAGAAAAAGGGTATCGATGAGTTGTTAGAATTAATATCTCTTCAAGCAGAAATATTAGAGCTAAAAGCTAATCCACAGCTCCCTGCTACTGGAGTTGTGATAGAAACTAAACTGGATAAGAGAAAAGGCGTTCTGGCAACTATTTTAATCCAAGATGGTCATCTGAAAATTGGCGATAATTTTGTTGTTGGAACTGCTTATGGAAAAGTTAGAAATATGATTGATGATATGGGAAAACATCTTACCCAGGCAGGTCCTTCTACTCCAGTGGAAATAGCCGGTTTTAATAAAATGCCCATGGCTGGAGATATATTTCAAGTAGTTTCTAATGATCATTTTGCCAAAATAATAATCAGTGAAAGGGAACTAGAAGAAAAACGAAAACAAAAAAAGGAAGAAGAGAAAGTTTCTCTGGAACGATTATTTGAAGAAATGAAAAAAGGTAAAATTAAAGAGTTAAATATTATCTTGAAAGCCGATACACAGGGATCTTTAGATGCTATTAAAGAAACTCTGTCTACTTTGAGCAATGAAGAGGTCGAAGTTAGAATAATTCATGGAGGTATTGGCACAATTACAGAAACAGATATTATGCTTGGTTCTGCTTCAAACGCTTTAGTTATAGGATTTAATGTAGCAGTGGACCACAATACTCAAAAGCTTGCCAAAAATGAAAAGATTGAAATTAGAACTTATAATATAATATATGATTTGATTGACGAAGTTAAGGCAGCATTAAAAGGATATTTAAAACCCCAATTGGAAGAGGTAACCAATGGTATAGCTGAGGTGAGAGAAATATTCAAAATACCTAAGATTGGAGTTGTTGCTGGATGTTATGTTATTGAAGGAAAAATATCGACAAAAGACATCATCCGTGTTTTTCGTAAAGGGCAGAAATTATATGATGGAAAAGATTTTTCCTTAAAACGCTTTAAGGAAGATGTAAAGGAAGTAAATTCCGGATATGAGTGTGGTGTTCATATAGAAAAGTTTGATGACTTGCAAGTACAAGATAATATTGTTTTTTATAATTTTCAAGAAGTTACTAAATAA
- a CDS encoding DUF503 domain-containing protein, with protein sequence MLVGICEIIIYLPNSHSLKDKRSILESYKASLRKKYNISIAEIDQKNIWKKSIMGIVCISDNRGAIDHIFQKIIRITENHSEIQLLNYRISVN encoded by the coding sequence ATGCTAGTCGGTATATGTGAAATTATTATATATTTACCAAATAGTCATTCTTTGAAAGACAAAAGAAGTATTCTGGAAAGCTATAAGGCTTCCTTGAGAAAAAAATATAACATATCTATTGCAGAAATCGATCAGAAAAATATATGGAAGAAAAGTATTATGGGAATTGTTTGTATCAGTGACAATCGTGGAGCAATTGACCATATATTTCAAAAAATAATTAGGATTACTGAAAATCATTCTGAAATACAACTGCTTAATTATCGAATTTCTGTTAATTAG
- the rbfA gene encoding 30S ribosome-binding factor RbfA, translating into MVLEQKKKHFEKLLKRNISHIIYRNTKDPRIGFVTVTRITLSNDLHNAKVYISILGSKEEQDRSLKGLYSATKFIRAELAHELKGYRFTPSISFHFDKELEKVHQLMIKVSNLEKENEDREKQNAE; encoded by the coding sequence ATGGTTTTAGAACAAAAAAAGAAACATTTTGAAAAATTATTAAAAAGAAATATAAGTCATATAATATATAGAAATACAAAAGATCCCCGTATTGGCTTTGTCACTGTAACCAGAATTACCCTATCCAATGACTTGCATAATGCAAAAGTATATATTTCTATTCTGGGAAGTAAAGAAGAACAGGACAGAAGTCTAAAAGGTCTCTACAGTGCAACTAAATTTATAAGGGCAGAATTAGCACATGAGCTTAAGGGATATCGCTTTACGCCATCTATATCTTTTCACTTTGATAAGGAATTAGAAAAAGTACATCAACTTATGATAAAAGTCAGTAATTTGGAGAAGGAGAACGAAGATAGGGAAAAACAAAATGCAGAATGA
- a CDS encoding bifunctional oligoribonuclease/PAP phosphatase NrnA produces the protein MQNEKICEIARLFKKYHNFIITSHVNLDGDALGSELALYFMLKQLGKEVKIVNQDKVPYIYKFMPGIDEIINSVELDKNYVLEIKSDTVLVVLDSSNLERIGSIPLEIDKINIIVNIDHHPSNTYFGHINYIDINSSSVGEILFKLSKEMNCQLTEQIAIPLFTAIVTDTGSFRYANTRAKTFQTAFHLVKSGVNPHLITNYIYNNNELSSLKLLGEALLKLQVDKNSRISWTIVTREMIDKNLAKEEETEGIVDRILSIKKVQISVLFRETKEGKTKISFRSKSRFNVDQFSRIFGGGGHPNAAGCQLEGNMNAIVDTVIGRLKKALDDCNFNQ, from the coding sequence ATGCAGAATGAGAAAATATGCGAAATTGCCAGATTATTTAAAAAATACCATAACTTCATCATTACTTCTCATGTAAACTTAGATGGTGATGCCCTGGGTTCAGAGCTAGCCTTATATTTTATGCTTAAACAGCTTGGAAAAGAAGTGAAGATTGTTAATCAAGACAAAGTACCATATATTTATAAATTTATGCCAGGAATAGATGAGATTATCAACAGTGTTGAGCTTGATAAAAATTATGTTTTAGAAATTAAAAGTGATACAGTATTAGTGGTTCTTGATTCAAGTAATTTAGAAAGAATTGGTAGCATACCTTTAGAAATTGATAAAATTAATATTATTGTAAATATTGATCATCATCCCAGTAACACATATTTTGGCCATATTAATTATATTGATATTAATTCTTCCTCAGTTGGCGAGATTCTCTTTAAACTGAGCAAGGAGATGAATTGTCAATTAACAGAGCAAATAGCAATTCCCTTATTTACGGCAATAGTTACTGATACAGGTTCTTTTCGCTATGCTAATACCAGGGCTAAGACATTCCAAACTGCCTTTCATTTAGTTAAATCCGGAGTTAATCCTCACTTAATTACTAATTATATTTATAATAATAATGAATTATCCAGTCTAAAATTATTAGGAGAAGCGCTTCTAAAATTACAAGTTGACAAGAACTCAAGGATTTCCTGGACTATAGTTACCAGAGAAATGATAGATAAGAACTTGGCAAAAGAAGAAGAAACAGAGGGTATTGTTGATAGAATACTTTCAATCAAGAAAGTACAGATTTCGGTATTATTCAGGGAAACTAAAGAGGGAAAGACAAAAATCAGTTTCCGCTCTAAAAGTAGGTTTAATGTAGACCAATTTTCTCGAATATTTGGTGGAGGTGGTCACCCCAATGCAGCAGGTTGTCAATTAGAGGGAAACATGAATGCCATAGTTGATACAGTAATTGGAAGATTGAAAAAAGCGCTTGACGATTGTAATTTTAATCAGTGA
- the truB gene encoding tRNA pseudouridine(55) synthase TruB gives MKDGILIIDKPEGISSAKTVFKIKKVLNLSKAGHTGTLDPFATGILVICLDNTTKKAVFFSNLDKTYLGTMILGISTDTQDLTGKVIKVNTRKNYRLSADEIKSVFKMFHGEIWQTPPMFSAIKSKGKPVYLLARKGIQIKLIPRKVKIFQLNLLDARWDRYPSISFKVQCSKGTYIRTLCNDIGEYLGYGAYMSNLRRIQVGKIALKQAIPLNKFIKLPFEKQKKHILPFDKILNYISTKEEEVYS, from the coding sequence ATGAAAGATGGTATTTTAATTATTGATAAGCCTGAAGGAATTTCTTCAGCAAAGACAGTTTTTAAAATAAAAAAAGTGCTAAATCTAAGTAAAGCCGGACATACTGGAACATTAGATCCTTTTGCTACCGGAATACTGGTTATATGTTTGGATAATACTACAAAAAAAGCTGTTTTTTTTTCTAATTTGGATAAAACATATTTAGGTACAATGATACTTGGTATTTCCACTGATACTCAGGATTTAACAGGTAAGGTAATAAAAGTAAATACTAGAAAGAACTATAGATTAAGCGCAGATGAAATTAAAAGTGTTTTTAAAATGTTTCATGGTGAAATATGGCAAACGCCTCCAATGTTTTCAGCCATAAAGTCTAAGGGGAAACCGGTTTACCTATTAGCCAGAAAGGGTATCCAGATAAAGCTTATTCCTCGAAAAGTAAAAATATTTCAGTTAAATCTATTAGATGCGAGGTGGGATCGATACCCCAGTATTAGTTTTAAAGTTCAGTGCTCTAAAGGAACTTATATTAGGACATTGTGTAATGATATCGGAGAATATTTGGGGTATGGAGCATATATGTCCAATCTAAGAAGAATTCAAGTTGGAAAAATTGCTCTCAAGCAAGCTATTCCATTAAATAAATTTATAAAGCTACCATTTGAAAAACAAAAGAAACATATATTACCTTTTGATAAGATTTTAAACTATATTTCCACTAAAGAAGAGGAAGTATACAGTTAA
- a CDS encoding bifunctional riboflavin kinase/FAD synthetase, with the protein MKSFQYKYLLRKKLLHNKKLFSYIALGFFDGMHLGHQALLRLCIEKARHTDALSTVILLEPHPEKIVNKIDNFSLLTTLSEKVKHIRNAGVQQVIVLDFTDEFKKISGEDFIKDILLNKFHMGAVFIGYDYRFGYQKKGDINLIKLLSDKYNFKYYILEPKKINNKLIVSSTIIKKLLKKGDIVKANRLLGYSYQISGNVIHGDKRGKKILSFPTANIEIPQEKLLPQNGVYIALVEVQDQKYKSIVNIGIKPTFQQKSSNSITSKSVEAYIFDFERDIYNKKIAVSLLKKIRGEKRFADVKKLTQQITRDKSEAEIFFRDDYKP; encoded by the coding sequence ATGAAATCTTTTCAATATAAATATCTTTTGAGAAAAAAATTACTACATAACAAAAAATTATTTTCCTATATAGCTCTGGGATTCTTTGATGGGATGCATTTAGGTCACCAGGCATTATTAAGATTGTGTATTGAAAAAGCAAGGCATACTGATGCCCTGAGTACCGTTATCCTGTTAGAACCTCATCCAGAGAAAATTGTGAATAAAATAGATAATTTTTCTCTTCTTACTACATTATCGGAAAAGGTAAAACATATCAGAAATGCTGGTGTTCAACAAGTCATTGTTCTAGATTTTACTGATGAATTTAAGAAAATTAGTGGTGAGGATTTTATAAAGGATATTTTATTGAATAAATTCCATATGGGTGCCGTTTTTATAGGATATGATTATCGCTTTGGCTATCAGAAAAAGGGTGATATAAACCTAATAAAATTATTAAGTGATAAATATAATTTTAAATACTATATTTTAGAACCCAAAAAGATAAATAATAAGCTAATAGTTAGTAGCACTATTATTAAAAAGCTTTTAAAAAAGGGAGATATAGTTAAAGCCAATCGATTATTAGGTTACTCTTACCAAATAAGCGGAAATGTTATCCATGGTGATAAAAGAGGAAAAAAAATTCTTTCTTTTCCCACTGCTAATATAGAAATTCCACAGGAAAAATTATTACCTCAAAATGGAGTTTATATAGCCTTAGTAGAAGTCCAAGATCAAAAGTATAAAAGTATAGTAAATATTGGCATTAAACCTACCTTTCAACAGAAATCTAGCAATAGCATAACCAGCAAATCTGTTGAAGCATATATATTTGATTTTGAAAGAGATATATATAATAAAAAGATAGCCGTCTCTCTACTTAAAAAAATAAGAGGCGAGAAAAGGTTTGCTGATGTTAAGAAATTAACTCAGCAAATCACAAGGGATAAATCAGAAGCCGAAATTTTTTTCAGAGATGACTACAAACCTTAG
- the rpsO gene encoding 30S ribosomal protein S15 translates to MVKKELKNKIIKEYQHHETDTGSTEVQVAILTEKINSLTKHLNENKKDKHSKYGLLRMVGQRRSLLNYLKKNDIEKYRKLIEHLNLRK, encoded by the coding sequence ATGGTTAAGAAAGAATTAAAAAATAAAATCATAAAAGAATACCAGCATCATGAAACTGATACTGGTTCAACAGAGGTTCAGGTAGCTATTTTAACTGAAAAAATAAATAGTCTAACCAAACATTTAAATGAGAACAAAAAAGATAAACATTCTAAATATGGATTATTGAGAATGGTTGGACAAAGAAGAAGTCTTCTTAATTATTTAAAAAAGAATGACATTGAAAAATATCGTAAATTAATTGAACATTTAAACCTCAGAAAGTAA